Proteins co-encoded in one Gemmatimonadaceae bacterium genomic window:
- a CDS encoding plastocyanin/azurin family copper-binding protein — MRVPTILLLAAMTMTAGCSATAPLSDGGGGGGGGGGGVVTDVQIKDFVFTPFTVTVRVGGTVRWTNQGAVPHTTTSDDGIWDSGTLSPPAAGSTKGGAFQHTFDQPGTYRYHCTLHPPARYPGFVGTVVVTQ, encoded by the coding sequence GTGCGCGTTCCGACCATTCTCTTGCTGGCGGCCATGACGATGACCGCCGGCTGCAGTGCCACGGCGCCGCTGAGCGACGGCGGTGGAGGCGGCGGTGGCGGTGGGGGCGGCGTGGTCACCGACGTGCAGATCAAGGACTTCGTGTTCACGCCCTTCACGGTCACCGTGCGGGTGGGTGGCACGGTGCGGTGGACGAACCAGGGCGCGGTGCCGCACACGACCACCAGCGACGACGGCATCTGGGACAGCGGAACGCTCTCGCCGCCGGCCGCCGGGTCCACCAAGGGCGGGGCGTTCCAGCACACCTTCGACCAGCCGGGCACGTACCGCTATCACTGCACCCTCCATCCACCGGCGCGGTATCCCGGATTCGTGGGCACGGTGGTCGTCACGCAGTAG
- a CDS encoding MgtC/SapB family protein, with the protein MTTIIELFPGVPPALEAAVRLSMAALVGLAVGTEREWSGHASGPQARFAGVRTFLLLGILGGAAGLLLWWGYVAATAVLLAGGVVFVAIAYAMAVRRPGMDLDGTTEAAALVVLALGALAGIGQMALAAGAVAVVVLALGEKERLHWLVRKIGEGEMRAALQFAVLALVVLPLLPEGPFGPLGGIRPRMLWTIVLLFSGLNFAGHVARHAVGAERGYGVTGIIGGLVSSTAVTFQFSRLSRNGAELSGPLALGVIGACTVLVARVFTTSAILNVGVARALVPMLLPSAIVGAGLVAILLRRPSPAASSEVKPERQSPLRLWSAIQLALVFQLAMMALSVASELWGSVGVLGSAAVLGLTDVDALTVSMCRSVADGASSGLAAQGIVVGVLSNTLLKLGVALGLGSPRFRRAVAPGFLALAAAAVLGLWLGGRV; encoded by the coding sequence ATGACAACGATCATTGAACTGTTCCCGGGTGTGCCGCCCGCCCTCGAAGCTGCCGTCCGGCTGAGCATGGCCGCGCTGGTGGGGCTGGCCGTGGGCACGGAGCGGGAGTGGTCGGGACACGCGTCGGGACCGCAAGCGCGCTTCGCGGGGGTGCGCACCTTTCTGCTCCTGGGCATCCTCGGCGGCGCGGCGGGGCTGCTGCTCTGGTGGGGCTACGTTGCTGCCACCGCCGTGCTGCTGGCCGGCGGCGTGGTGTTTGTGGCCATTGCCTACGCCATGGCGGTGCGCCGGCCCGGCATGGACCTGGATGGCACCACCGAGGCGGCGGCGCTCGTGGTCCTCGCGCTGGGCGCCCTGGCGGGAATCGGACAGATGGCGCTGGCTGCGGGCGCCGTGGCCGTGGTGGTTCTGGCGCTGGGCGAGAAGGAGCGGCTGCACTGGCTGGTGCGGAAGATCGGCGAGGGCGAGATGCGCGCCGCGCTGCAGTTCGCGGTGCTGGCGCTGGTGGTGCTGCCACTGTTGCCCGAAGGTCCGTTCGGACCGCTGGGTGGCATCCGGCCGCGCATGCTGTGGACGATCGTGCTCCTGTTCTCCGGGCTCAACTTCGCGGGGCACGTGGCCCGCCACGCCGTGGGCGCGGAGCGCGGGTATGGCGTCACGGGAATAATCGGCGGCCTCGTCTCGTCCACGGCCGTCACGTTCCAGTTCTCGCGGCTGAGCCGGAACGGCGCGGAATTGAGCGGCCCGCTGGCGCTCGGCGTCATCGGGGCGTGCACCGTGCTCGTGGCGCGGGTATTCACCACGTCGGCGATCCTCAATGTGGGTGTGGCGCGGGCGCTGGTTCCGATGCTGCTCCCGTCGGCCATCGTGGGGGCAGGGCTGGTGGCCATCTTGCTGCGGCGTCCCTCGCCGGCCGCGTCGAGCGAGGTGAAGCCGGAACGGCAGAGTCCGCTGCGTCTCTGGTCGGCCATCCAACTGGCGCTGGTGTTCCAACTGGCGATGATGGCGCTGTCGGTGGCCAGCGAGCTGTGGGGCTCCGTGGGCGTGCTCGGCTCGGCGGCGGTACTCGGTCTCACCGACGTGGACGCGCTGACCGTGTCGATGTGCCGGTCGGTGGCCGACGGCGCCAGCAGCGGGCTGGCGGCGCAAGGCATCGTGGTGGGAGTGCTCTCGAATACGTTGCTCAAGCTTGGCGTGGCGCTGGGGCTCGGATCGCCCAGGTTCCGGCGCGCCGTGGCGCCCGGGTTTCTCGCGCTGGCGGCGGCAGCCGTGCTGGGGCTCTGGCTCGGCGGGCGCGTCTAG
- a CDS encoding CHRD domain-containing protein codes for MHFRILGIAASVALVAGWTGPSAPRPQAVKYVAQMTGAAETPANTTTGTGTAHFTLVGMRLRYAITVKGLTGAATMAHIHVGKVGVGGPPVYSFTIKHVASGGLASGFIDLAKEVSKGVSGDSLMALINGGDAYVNVHTAANKGGEIRGQIEKQ; via the coding sequence ATGCATTTCCGTATCCTCGGCATCGCAGCATCCGTCGCGCTGGTCGCGGGCTGGACCGGCCCGTCGGCCCCGCGCCCGCAGGCGGTCAAGTACGTGGCCCAGATGACCGGCGCCGCGGAGACGCCGGCCAACACCACCACCGGCACCGGCACGGCCCACTTCACGCTGGTGGGCATGCGCCTGCGCTACGCGATCACCGTCAAGGGCCTCACGGGCGCGGCGACGATGGCGCACATCCACGTGGGCAAGGTGGGCGTGGGCGGGCCGCCGGTGTACTCGTTCACGATCAAGCACGTGGCGTCCGGCGGGCTGGCGTCCGGGTTCATCGATCTCGCCAAGGAAGTGAGCAAGGGAGTCTCCGGCGATTCGTTGATGGCGCTGATCAACGGCGGCGACGCGTACGTGAACGTCCATACGGCGGCGAACAAGGGCGGGGAGATCCGCGGACAGATCGAGAAACAGTAA
- a CDS encoding CYTH domain-containing protein: MAIEIERKFLVKHDMWRPDAAAGKRFRQGYLSTEAAHVVRVRAVGDQGFLTIKGATVGIERLEFEYPIPVADADVMLDRLCPAPLIEKVRHRVAFDGRVWEVDVFEGENAGLVLAEVELPAANAVVKLPPWVGLEVSDDPRYFNSNLARLPYTRWPDAH; this comes from the coding sequence GTGGCGATCGAGATCGAACGGAAGTTCCTGGTCAAGCACGACATGTGGCGCCCGGATGCGGCGGCGGGCAAGCGGTTCCGCCAGGGGTACCTGTCCACCGAGGCGGCGCACGTGGTGCGCGTGCGCGCCGTGGGCGATCAGGGCTTTCTGACGATCAAGGGCGCGACGGTGGGAATCGAGCGGCTGGAGTTCGAATATCCGATCCCCGTGGCCGACGCCGACGTGATGCTCGACCGGCTGTGTCCGGCGCCGCTGATCGAGAAGGTGCGGCACCGCGTGGCCTTCGACGGGCGGGTATGGGAGGTGGATGTGTTCGAGGGGGAGAATGCGGGACTCGTCCTCGCCGAGGTGGAACTGCCGGCGGCCAACGCGGTGGTGAAGCTTCCGCCGTGGGTGGGGTTGGAGGTGTCGGACGACCCGCGGTACTTCAATTCCAACCTCGCGCGACTCCCGTACACGCGTTGGCCCGACGCCCACTGA
- a CDS encoding AarF/UbiB family protein, protein MPTSTVPSTPSVPSGAAGTAGAPPRHLLAFGPGAVARRTPRMFGILRVLRRHGILGALRGRRHWPEPTEVRAALEELGVVFLKFGQVLAVRRDILPDEYTRELERLHDRLPPMPFADVVATIEHDLGGTLRDHFASVDERPIAAATIAQVHRATLPDGRQIVLKVRRAGLESRVAEDTAILAYLAALAERYVPRLQTFDLVGMIQEFRYALQREMDFRLEARTIRRFREALRDVDGVWTPDIVPEYCGPAVIAMEYFSGVRVDRYAVSHPDERPRLARGIATLLLHQIFENGLFQADPHPGNIAVLADGRLCLHDFGMVGELDAAMRDSLTSLLDAVVRGDVRDTADAYLELGLVGADVDRPALEADLSALLRRIHEQDIAEISVGDALQSLLRVGTSHRIRNPGAVLLLTRAFLLAEAVMRDLDPALSVAAAFQDEMQRVAMRRFTPSRLLDDARRAQREIEKLLGSAPADMRRTLHRLSEGELGQVRIPALESTERRASRGIERLTGAVASAALLIAGALLVVAGGWHRYLGDVLLAFGAVDTAMVGIGAWRGRAR, encoded by the coding sequence ATGCCGACGTCCACCGTGCCCAGTACCCCGTCCGTCCCGTCAGGTGCCGCCGGCACCGCGGGGGCGCCGCCGCGGCACCTGCTCGCGTTCGGGCCCGGCGCCGTGGCGCGCCGGACGCCGCGAATGTTCGGCATCCTGCGCGTGCTGCGCCGTCACGGCATTCTGGGCGCCCTCCGCGGACGCCGCCACTGGCCCGAGCCCACCGAGGTGCGTGCGGCCCTCGAGGAACTGGGCGTGGTGTTCCTCAAGTTCGGCCAGGTGCTGGCGGTGCGCCGCGACATCCTGCCCGACGAGTACACGCGCGAACTCGAACGCCTGCACGACCGGCTGCCGCCGATGCCGTTCGCCGACGTCGTGGCCACCATCGAGCACGATCTGGGAGGCACGCTGCGCGACCACTTCGCGTCGGTGGACGAGCGCCCGATCGCCGCCGCCACCATCGCGCAGGTGCACCGGGCCACCCTCCCCGACGGTCGCCAGATCGTGCTCAAGGTGCGACGCGCGGGCCTCGAGTCGCGCGTGGCCGAGGACACCGCCATTCTCGCGTACCTCGCGGCGCTGGCCGAGCGGTATGTGCCCCGCCTGCAGACGTTCGACCTCGTGGGGATGATTCAGGAATTCCGATACGCCCTGCAGCGCGAGATGGACTTCCGCCTCGAGGCGCGCACCATCCGCCGGTTCCGCGAGGCCCTGCGCGACGTGGACGGCGTATGGACCCCGGACATCGTGCCCGAGTACTGCGGCCCGGCCGTGATCGCGATGGAGTATTTCAGCGGCGTGCGCGTGGATCGGTACGCCGTGAGCCATCCCGACGAGCGCCCCCGCCTGGCCCGCGGCATCGCCACCCTGCTGCTGCACCAGATCTTCGAGAACGGGCTGTTCCAGGCCGACCCGCACCCCGGCAACATCGCCGTGCTCGCCGACGGCCGCCTGTGCCTGCACGATTTCGGCATGGTGGGCGAACTCGACGCGGCCATGCGCGACAGCCTCACGTCGCTGCTCGACGCGGTGGTGCGCGGCGACGTGCGCGACACCGCCGACGCGTATCTGGAGTTGGGCCTCGTGGGCGCCGATGTGGACCGTCCCGCCCTCGAAGCCGACCTCAGTGCCCTGCTCCGCCGCATCCACGAGCAGGACATCGCCGAGATCTCGGTGGGCGACGCCCTGCAATCGTTGCTGCGGGTGGGCACGAGCCATCGCATCCGCAATCCGGGCGCCGTCCTGCTGCTCACCCGCGCCTTCCTGCTCGCCGAAGCGGTCATGCGCGACCTCGACCCCGCGCTCAGCGTGGCCGCGGCGTTCCAGGACGAGATGCAGCGCGTGGCGATGCGACGGTTCACGCCGTCGCGGCTTCTGGACGACGCGCGCCGCGCACAGCGGGAGATCGAGAAGCTCCTGGGCAGCGCGCCCGCGGATATGCGGCGCACCCTGCACCGGCTCTCCGAGGGCGAGTTGGGCCAGGTGCGCATTCCTGCGCTCGAGAGCACCGAACGCCGCGCCAGCCGCGGCATCGAGCGCCTCACCGGCGCCGTGGCGTCGGCGGCCCTGTTGATCGCCGGCGCCCTGCTCGTCGTGGCCGGCGGCTGGCACCGTTATCTGGGCGACGTGCTGCTCGCGTTCGGCGCCGTGGACACGGCGATGGTCGGGATCGGCGCCTGGCGGGGCCGCGCCCGGTAG
- a CDS encoding PAS domain S-box protein, translating to MKLPLLIGALLVVVIGVNTWGDYRNHTRAEELITETRLGQVAEELSLAFDRTSGQLLQSTAAAARASAVRAYLEHPATRLREAALGALFRAESGPQTVTVQLWDTAGHVLLSTEPDRRARAPQDEAPLLRRAAISPAGAVGRFHVIGDSVVFAVVSRVRLQRRVAGYVVHWRMISSSPDARRAASLLIGAGGRILVGNATDSVWSDLQTATAAPPVNLSRTRGVVTYQRPRIGRVLAMPRRVAGTPWTVVVEFPYDSIMAPVRDDVSRLLLMDALVLLLGLAGAWALSRALTARLSRLTATVESTAAGGTPSRSPHPAGGDELVRLGHAFDAMVARVDDALGARTASEEQYRRLFESVPLPVYVFDVETLRFLEVNGAAVRHYGYSREAFLTMTLRDIRSAEDIPRMEADVHTLNDRPQARGIWRHLKHDGTPIDVEVVSHMINFNGRHAALTVVTDVTERNVAAEALRRSEERYRSLFREAPFGIALSSVEGRIVDANPALASMLGYPSEREIVGRHVAELYANPDDRGEIFAELQRAGHCRREALQWMRQDGRPITARFTARVVSDARHPNAYVEAIVENVTERVRLEEQFRQAQKMEAIGRLAGGIAHDFNNLLTVILATTELLLDRSPPAGPEHAELEDVYRSAQRGADLTRQLLAFSRRQMLSVRPLSANTLVRGTESLLRRLIGEDVRLNVIPAAGHDTVLADAGQLEQVLMNLAVNARDAMPDGGALTIETQAVELTEDQTEHSVTMPPGAYLVIAVSDTGVGMDAAVRAHIFEPFFTTKDKDKGTGLGLATVYGIVKQMGGYIWVYSEVGVGTTFKIYLPRVAEAPRARAAEPSGGRAHTGTETLLVAEDEPGIRNLLVRVLTASGYTVLAAASGEEATELARGHALPIHLLVTDVVMAGMHGPDLARHVAELHPEAAVLFLSGYTDEAVVQHGVDTGRAAFLQKPFTHHEFLAKVRDVLHAAAGGEHRRPE from the coding sequence GTGAAGTTGCCGCTGCTCATCGGCGCGTTGCTCGTCGTCGTCATCGGGGTGAACACCTGGGGCGACTACCGCAATCACACGCGCGCCGAAGAATTGATCACCGAGACTCGGCTGGGCCAGGTGGCAGAGGAGCTGAGCCTCGCGTTCGATCGCACGAGCGGGCAGCTGCTCCAATCCACCGCTGCCGCCGCCCGCGCCAGCGCCGTCCGGGCGTATCTGGAACACCCCGCCACGCGCCTGCGGGAGGCGGCGCTCGGCGCGCTGTTTCGCGCGGAATCCGGCCCGCAGACGGTCACCGTGCAACTCTGGGATACCGCCGGCCACGTGCTGTTGAGCACCGAGCCGGACCGTCGTGCCCGCGCGCCCCAGGATGAAGCCCCGCTGCTCCGCCGCGCCGCGATCTCCCCCGCGGGCGCCGTGGGGCGTTTCCATGTGATCGGCGATTCGGTGGTCTTCGCCGTGGTGTCGCGCGTGCGCCTGCAGCGTCGCGTGGCCGGGTACGTGGTGCACTGGCGCATGATCTCCTCGTCGCCCGACGCGCGCCGCGCGGCCAGCCTGCTCATCGGCGCCGGCGGGCGCATCCTCGTCGGCAATGCCACCGACAGCGTGTGGAGCGACCTCCAGACGGCCACCGCCGCGCCGCCGGTCAACCTGTCGCGGACTCGCGGCGTGGTCACGTACCAGCGTCCGCGCATCGGGCGCGTGCTCGCCATGCCGCGGCGCGTGGCCGGCACGCCGTGGACCGTCGTCGTGGAGTTCCCGTACGACTCGATCATGGCCCCCGTGCGGGACGACGTGTCGCGACTCCTGCTCATGGACGCGCTCGTGCTGCTCCTGGGGCTGGCGGGGGCGTGGGCCCTGAGCCGGGCGCTCACGGCGCGCCTCTCGCGGCTCACCGCCACCGTGGAATCGACGGCCGCCGGCGGAACGCCGTCCCGCTCCCCGCATCCCGCCGGCGGCGACGAGCTGGTCCGCCTCGGCCACGCGTTCGACGCGATGGTGGCCCGCGTGGATGACGCGCTTGGCGCGCGGACGGCATCGGAGGAGCAGTACCGCCGGCTGTTCGAATCGGTGCCGCTCCCGGTCTATGTGTTCGACGTCGAGACCCTGCGCTTCCTGGAGGTGAACGGCGCCGCCGTTCGGCACTACGGATATTCCCGTGAAGCATTTCTCACGATGACGCTGCGGGACATCCGATCCGCCGAGGACATTCCGCGCATGGAGGCCGACGTCCACACCCTGAACGATCGCCCGCAGGCGCGAGGCATCTGGCGCCACCTCAAGCACGACGGCACGCCGATCGACGTCGAGGTGGTCTCCCACATGATCAACTTCAACGGCCGGCACGCGGCGCTCACCGTGGTCACCGACGTCACCGAACGCAACGTCGCCGCCGAAGCGCTCCGGCGCTCGGAGGAGCGGTATCGCTCGCTGTTCCGCGAGGCCCCGTTCGGCATCGCGCTGTCGTCGGTCGAGGGACGCATCGTCGATGCCAATCCGGCGCTGGCGTCGATGCTCGGCTACCCCTCGGAGCGCGAGATCGTGGGACGACACGTGGCCGAGCTGTACGCCAATCCCGACGATCGCGGCGAGATCTTTGCCGAGCTGCAGCGCGCCGGGCACTGCCGGCGCGAAGCGCTCCAGTGGATGCGCCAGGACGGACGACCGATCACGGCGCGGTTCACGGCCCGCGTCGTCTCCGACGCGCGCCACCCCAACGCCTACGTGGAAGCGATCGTCGAGAACGTGACCGAGCGCGTGCGCCTGGAGGAGCAGTTCCGCCAAGCCCAGAAGATGGAAGCCATCGGCCGGCTCGCCGGCGGCATCGCGCACGACTTCAACAACCTCCTCACGGTGATCCTCGCCACCACGGAACTCCTGCTCGACCGCAGCCCCCCGGCGGGACCGGAGCACGCCGAGCTGGAAGACGTGTATCGCAGCGCGCAGCGCGGGGCCGATCTCACCCGGCAACTGCTCGCCTTCAGCCGGCGCCAGATGCTGTCGGTGCGGCCGTTGAGCGCGAACACGCTCGTCCGCGGCACCGAGAGCCTCCTGCGACGGCTGATCGGCGAGGACGTACGCCTCAACGTCATCCCGGCCGCCGGCCACGACACGGTGCTCGCCGACGCGGGACAGCTCGAACAGGTGCTCATGAACCTCGCCGTGAACGCGCGCGACGCGATGCCCGACGGCGGCGCGCTCACGATCGAAACCCAGGCCGTGGAACTCACCGAGGACCAGACCGAGCACAGCGTGACCATGCCCCCGGGGGCCTACCTGGTGATCGCCGTGAGCGACACCGGCGTGGGCATGGACGCCGCCGTGCGCGCGCACATCTTCGAGCCCTTCTTCACCACCAAGGACAAGGACAAGGGCACGGGGCTCGGCCTGGCGACCGTGTACGGCATCGTGAAGCAGATGGGCGGGTACATCTGGGTGTACAGCGAGGTGGGCGTCGGCACCACGTTCAAGATCTACCTGCCGCGCGTGGCCGAAGCCCCCCGCGCGCGGGCCGCCGAGCCGTCGGGCGGCCGCGCCCACACCGGCACCGAGACGTTGCTCGTGGCCGAGGACGAGCCCGGCATTCGCAACCTCCTGGTGCGCGTGCTCACCGCCAGCGGCTACACCGTGCTCGCCGCGGCGAGCGGCGAGGAAGCCACCGAACTCGCGCGGGGCCACGCGTTGCCCATCCATCTGCTCGTGACCGACGTCGTGATGGCCGGCATGCACGGGCCCGACCTGGCCCGCCACGTGGCCGAGCTGCACCCGGAGGCGGCGGTGCTCTTCCTGTCCGGCTACACCGACGAAGCGGTGGTCCAGCACGGCGTGGACACCGGACGGGCCGCGTTTCTCCAGAAGCCGTTCACGCACCACGAATTCCTGGCCAAGGTGCGGGACGTCCTCCACGCCGCGGCCGGCGGGGAACACCGCCGGCCGGAGTAG
- a CDS encoding prolyl oligopeptidase family serine peptidase: MSLTVHRQLTLAVSLLALCLTSAAAAAQQAPRYPVTRKDTVVDDYFGTKVPDPYRWLEDQNSPEVARWVEAQNAVTFAYLDKIPLREVFRQRLTELWNTPSVGVPSRVAGRLFYRMNTGLQNQSVLYEQAGLATAPTVLIDPNTLSADGSVDLASSSPSPDGKYLAFGLSVGGSDWEELHVRDLATGRATADTVHWVKYSGIAWTRDGKGFFYTRFPAPPKDQVLTAAAVNGKIYYHVVGTPDSQDRMIYERPDRPTWYVGASVTDDGRYLFITLHHGTNPENLLYYADLADPMHPNIGAAIEPVNTSNDAEYAVIGNLGRTVFIQTTNHAPNRRIIAVVLPDTAHWRTVVPETKNNIEAALVAGDRVVVQTLEDVQSHVRMYDAAGKLLDTVKLPGIGAVEGLSGRAGTPELFYSFASYLAPTIVYHYDFASRRTTVFGPPRPKPPFDAAPYETRQVFYRSKDGTRVPMFITARKGVTLDGSHPTILYAYGGFDIATLPSYSPTVAMWLEHGGIYAVANIRGGSEYGEAWHHAGRLDKKQNVFDDFAAAAEYLIKQKYTSPKHLAIHGYSNGGLLVGATEEQHPELLAAAYPGAGVMDMLRYQKFSAGIGWVPEYGSSDNPEQFKYLIKYSPVHNARAGTCYPATIVTTADHDDRVVPGHSFKFTAAMQAAQGCDRPILIRVETKTSHGYMPTDKRIAQLADVWAFTGWNTGMR, from the coding sequence AGGCGCAGAACGCGGTGACATTCGCGTATCTGGACAAGATCCCGCTCCGCGAGGTGTTCAGGCAACGGCTCACCGAGCTCTGGAACACGCCGAGCGTGGGCGTGCCGAGCCGCGTCGCGGGCCGGCTGTTCTACCGCATGAACACCGGCCTGCAGAATCAGTCGGTGCTCTACGAGCAGGCCGGGCTGGCCACCGCGCCCACCGTGCTCATCGATCCCAACACCCTCTCGGCCGACGGATCGGTGGACCTGGCCTCGTCGTCGCCGTCCCCGGACGGCAAGTACCTCGCCTTCGGGCTGTCGGTGGGCGGATCGGACTGGGAGGAGTTGCATGTTCGCGATCTGGCCACCGGCCGCGCCACCGCCGACACCGTGCACTGGGTGAAGTATTCCGGCATCGCGTGGACGCGGGACGGCAAGGGATTCTTCTACACGCGGTTCCCCGCCCCACCCAAGGATCAGGTGCTCACCGCCGCCGCGGTGAACGGCAAGATCTACTATCACGTGGTGGGCACGCCCGACTCGCAGGACCGCATGATCTACGAGCGCCCCGACCGGCCCACCTGGTACGTGGGCGCGTCGGTGACCGACGACGGCCGGTATCTGTTCATCACGCTCCACCACGGGACGAATCCCGAGAACCTGCTCTACTACGCCGACCTCGCCGATCCGATGCACCCGAACATCGGCGCCGCGATCGAACCCGTGAACACGTCCAACGACGCCGAGTACGCGGTGATCGGCAACCTCGGACGCACCGTGTTCATCCAGACCACCAACCATGCGCCCAATCGGCGGATCATCGCCGTCGTGCTGCCCGACACGGCGCACTGGCGCACCGTGGTGCCCGAGACGAAGAACAACATCGAGGCCGCGCTCGTGGCCGGCGATCGCGTGGTGGTGCAGACGCTGGAGGACGTGCAGAGCCACGTGCGGATGTACGACGCCGCCGGCAAGCTGCTGGACACCGTGAAGCTCCCGGGCATCGGCGCCGTGGAGGGCTTGAGCGGGCGCGCCGGCACCCCGGAGCTGTTCTACAGCTTCGCGTCGTACCTCGCGCCCACGATCGTCTACCACTACGACTTCGCGTCCCGGCGGACGACCGTGTTCGGCCCGCCGCGGCCCAAGCCCCCGTTCGACGCCGCGCCGTACGAGACCCGGCAGGTGTTCTATCGGTCCAAGGACGGCACGCGCGTGCCGATGTTCATCACCGCCAGGAAGGGCGTGACGCTCGACGGCTCGCACCCCACCATTCTCTACGCGTACGGCGGGTTCGACATCGCCACGCTGCCCAGCTACAGTCCCACGGTCGCGATGTGGCTGGAGCATGGCGGCATCTATGCCGTGGCCAACATCCGCGGCGGCAGCGAATACGGCGAGGCATGGCATCATGCCGGCCGGCTGGACAAGAAGCAGAACGTGTTCGACGATTTCGCGGCCGCCGCCGAGTACCTGATCAAGCAGAAGTACACGTCGCCCAAGCACCTGGCCATCCACGGCTATTCGAATGGCGGCTTGCTCGTGGGCGCCACGGAGGAGCAGCACCCCGAGCTGCTCGCGGCGGCGTATCCCGGCGCCGGCGTCATGGACATGCTGCGGTATCAGAAATTCAGCGCCGGCATCGGCTGGGTGCCCGAATACGGGTCGTCCGACAACCCCGAACAGTTCAAGTATCTGATCAAATATTCGCCCGTGCACAACGCCAGGGCGGGCACCTGTTACCCGGCCACGATCGTGACCACGGCCGACCACGACGACCGCGTGGTGCCCGGGCACTCGTTCAAGTTCACGGCGGCGATGCAGGCCGCCCAGGGGTGCGACCGGCCGATCCTGATCCGCGTGGAAACCAAGACCAGCCATGGGTACATGCCCACCGACAAGCGGATCGCGCAGCTGGCGGACGTGTGGGCATTCACGGGCTGGAATACCGGGATGCGGTAG
- a CDS encoding sigma-54 dependent transcriptional regulator translates to MARILVADDEQGLREFIAEALEDDGHSVASAADGEEAARRLARESFDLLITDLRMPRMDGLELLRRARAEQPEMEVILLTAHGSVESAVEAMKLGAFDYLEKPISSPRELRLLASRALERRTLLAARDRAAREAPPLPPLTYGDPAMAAVVDGLRRVAPTNSTVLLIGESGTGKEVAARTLHAWSARAHGPFVAVNCAALPETLLESELFGHEKGAFTGATAARRGRIELADGGTFFLDEIGEMKPEVQAKLLRVLQDRRFERVGGTRTIEADVRWVAATNREPADLLASGGLREDLYHRLAVFPIRLPPLRERRGDILPLAENLLLRIGADVGRSHLTLDDDAKRRIQEAAWPGNVRELANALERAAILATGHRIRAADIQPAGDGALRNGLRPKLEAPHTLADLERNAIEEVLTATGGNRREAADRLGIGLRTLYDKLKRYRIGDGYGDD, encoded by the coding sequence ATGGCACGCATCCTGGTGGCGGACGACGAGCAGGGGCTGCGCGAGTTCATCGCCGAGGCCCTGGAAGACGACGGGCACTCGGTGGCCTCGGCCGCCGACGGCGAAGAGGCGGCGCGGCGGTTGGCCCGCGAGAGCTTCGATCTGCTGATCACCGATCTCCGGATGCCGCGAATGGACGGGCTGGAGCTGCTGCGGCGGGCCCGCGCCGAGCAACCGGAGATGGAGGTCATCCTGCTCACGGCGCACGGATCGGTGGAATCGGCCGTGGAAGCGATGAAGCTCGGCGCGTTCGACTATCTGGAAAAGCCGATCAGCAGTCCGCGCGAACTGCGACTGCTGGCGTCGCGGGCCCTGGAGCGGCGCACGCTGCTCGCGGCGCGCGATCGCGCGGCGCGCGAGGCGCCGCCGCTGCCGCCGCTCACGTACGGCGACCCGGCGATGGCGGCGGTGGTGGACGGGCTGCGCCGCGTGGCGCCCACCAACTCCACGGTGCTCCTGATCGGCGAGAGCGGCACGGGCAAGGAGGTGGCGGCCCGCACGCTGCACGCCTGGAGCGCCCGCGCCCACGGGCCGTTCGTGGCCGTGAACTGCGCCGCGCTTCCCGAGACGCTGCTCGAGAGCGAGCTGTTCGGGCACGAGAAGGGCGCGTTCACGGGCGCCACGGCGGCGCGGCGCGGACGCATCGAACTGGCCGACGGCGGCACGTTCTTTCTCGACGAGATTGGCGAGATGAAGCCCGAGGTCCAGGCCAAGCTGCTCCGCGTGCTGCAGGACCGCCGGTTCGAGCGCGTGGGCGGCACGCGCACCATCGAAGCCGACGTGCGGTGGGTGGCCGCCACGAATCGCGAGCCCGCCGACCTGCTGGCGTCGGGCGGACTGCGCGAGGATCTCTATCACCGGTTGGCCGTGTTCCCCATCCGTCTGCCGCCGCTGCGCGAGCGGCGCGGGGACATCCTGCCTCTGGCCGAGAACCTGCTGCTGCGCATCGGGGCCGATGTCGGACGGTCGCATCTGACCCTCGACGACGACGCCAAGCGCCGCATCCAGGAGGCGGCGTGGCCGGGCAACGTGCGGGAGCTGGCCAATGCGCTCGAGCGCGCGGCCATTCTCGCCACCGGGCATCGCATCCGGGCCGCCGATATCCAGCCGGCGGGCGACGGCGCGCTGCGCAACGGCCTCCGCCCCAAGCTCGAGGCCCCACACACGCTCGCCGATCTGGAGCGCAACGCGATCGAGGAGGTGCTCACCGCCACCGGCGGCAACCGCCGCGAGGCCGCCGACCGGCTGGGCATCGGACTGCGCACCCTGTACGACAAGCTCAAGCGGTACCGGATCGGCGACGGGTACGGCGACGACTAG